A genomic segment from Moorena sp. SIOASIH encodes:
- a CDS encoding HAD hydrolase-like protein — translation MNCVAAPDRQLSRFYLPQNTVPYLQQLTVFCDFDGPIVDVSNRYYTTYHLALTDTQGFYQAKGITLPIQTMSKQQFWQMKQERIPDEEIAMRSGLRGEQIDFFLGRVIKIVNQSALLNKDQLQPNVNWALALLHSYGIRLVLVTLRCTSQVKQILINYGLTRLFSGIYGTRENHHAYQNYAQVKQELLQEALSEHSTSSYTEQSPLAEPSVSAWMIGDTEADILAGQALSIPTIALTCGIRSESYLKRFEPTHICSDLLCATSYLLELSRAVGSTELAL, via the coding sequence ATGAACTGTGTTGCTGCCCCAGACAGGCAATTATCGCGATTTTACCTGCCTCAAAATACAGTCCCCTACTTGCAACAACTGACCGTATTCTGTGATTTTGACGGTCCCATTGTTGATGTTTCCAATCGCTACTACACCACGTACCACCTAGCACTAACCGATACTCAAGGGTTTTACCAAGCTAAAGGTATAACCTTACCGATCCAGACCATGAGTAAACAGCAGTTCTGGCAAATGAAGCAAGAACGCATCCCTGACGAGGAAATTGCTATGCGCTCAGGGTTACGAGGGGAGCAAATCGATTTCTTCTTGGGGCGTGTGATCAAGATTGTGAATCAATCTGCCTTATTGAACAAAGATCAGCTGCAACCAAACGTAAACTGGGCATTAGCTCTGCTGCATTCTTATGGCATCCGACTCGTTCTGGTGACATTGCGTTGCACATCCCAGGTCAAACAGATATTGATAAATTACGGTTTAACTCGTCTTTTTAGCGGCATTTATGGGACAAGAGAAAACCACCATGCTTATCAAAACTATGCTCAGGTCAAACAGGAACTTCTCCAAGAAGCCCTGTCTGAGCATAGTACTTCATCCTACACCGAACAATCTCCGCTGGCTGAACCATCAGTATCTGCTTGGATGATTGGTGATACAGAAGCCGATATTCTCGCAGGACAAGCCCTCTCAATTCCCACCATAGCTCTTACCTGTGGCATTCGTTCTGAATCATATCTCAAGCGGTTTGAACCCACTCATATCTGTAGCGACCTACTTTGTGCCACCTCTTATCTATTAGAACTCTCTAGAGCTGTTGGCTCTACCGAACTTGCTCTTTAA
- a CDS encoding CRR6 family NdhI maturation factor — protein MTTIISLNTNHFQTLDLSPAQTVIEGWLQEGAIANHEQQLGFNIDFDCDPEDPREFSEIPEVRLWFVRLDATYPWLPFLLDWKSGEFVRYTAMLVPHQFSRTEGIQYNSEALEIFVMQKIFVLSQWLKQWGIQSQSRLKSMAQLLGYELDDTLFDLIETSGGDIKSG, from the coding sequence GTGACTACAATCATTTCCTTAAATACTAACCATTTCCAAACCTTAGACTTGTCTCCAGCTCAGACAGTGATTGAAGGGTGGCTGCAAGAAGGTGCGATCGCAAACCATGAGCAGCAGCTAGGCTTTAACATTGATTTTGATTGCGATCCTGAGGATCCTCGGGAATTCTCAGAAATCCCAGAGGTGCGTTTATGGTTTGTGCGCTTGGATGCTACCTATCCCTGGTTACCTTTTCTACTAGATTGGAAATCCGGGGAATTCGTCCGCTATACTGCTATGCTAGTGCCCCACCAATTTAGTCGTACAGAAGGCATCCAGTACAACTCTGAAGCCTTAGAAATCTTCGTGATGCAGAAGATATTTGTACTAAGTCAATGGTTAAAGCAGTGGGGTATACAGAGCCAATCCCGCCTCAAGTCCATGGCTCAGTTACTCGGCTATGAACTAGATGATACTTTGTTTGATCTGATCGAGACCTCAGGGGGTGATATCAAGTCTGGTTGA
- a CDS encoding single-stranded DNA-binding protein, protein MSLNVVHLVGHAGTDPDVKYFESGGVLCKLALAVRRPTRNSDQPDWFNLELWGKTAEVAANYVRKGSLIGVKGSLKIETWSDRTTGAGRSKPVIRVERLDLLGSKRDSDPSAVSSYDHTEF, encoded by the coding sequence ATGAGTCTCAATGTTGTCCATTTAGTCGGTCATGCAGGTACAGACCCAGATGTTAAGTATTTTGAGTCTGGCGGTGTATTGTGTAAACTGGCCCTGGCAGTGAGACGACCAACACGCAATAGTGATCAGCCTGACTGGTTTAACTTAGAGCTTTGGGGTAAGACTGCGGAAGTAGCTGCTAATTATGTGCGTAAAGGTAGCTTAATTGGTGTAAAAGGGTCTTTGAAGATTGAAACTTGGAGCGATCGCACTACTGGAGCCGGTCGTTCAAAACCTGTCATCCGAGTAGAGCGCCTTGATTTACTTGGCTCTAAGCGTGATAGTGATCCGAGCGCTGTAAGCAGCTATGATCACACCGAATTTTGA
- a CDS encoding rod shape-determining protein: MGIDLGTANTLVYVSGKGIVLQEPSVVAIDQDEKVPLAVGEEAKKMLGRTPGNVVAVRPLRDGVIADFDTAELMLKHFIQRVNEGKALVSPRIVIGIPSGVTGVERRAVMEAALQAGAREVRLIDEPVAAAIGAGLPVAEPTGNMIIDIGGGTTEVAVLSLQGTVLSESVRVAGDELSEAITQYMKKVHNLVIGERTAEDIKIRIGSAYPTPEDNEAVMEVRGLHLLSGLPRTVTIKRPEIRESMAEPLSVIVDAVKRTLERTPPELAADIIDRGIMLAGGGALLKGLDTLISHESGIVTHVAADPLSCVVLGTGRVLENYKQLERVFSGRSRNM, encoded by the coding sequence ATGGGTATAGACCTGGGTACAGCTAACACCTTAGTCTATGTATCTGGTAAGGGCATTGTTCTTCAAGAACCTTCTGTGGTTGCCATTGATCAAGACGAAAAGGTTCCCCTAGCCGTAGGCGAAGAAGCAAAAAAGATGTTGGGCAGAACCCCAGGTAATGTAGTTGCCGTACGTCCTTTACGGGATGGTGTGATTGCCGACTTCGATACCGCTGAACTGATGCTGAAGCACTTCATCCAGCGGGTAAACGAAGGTAAAGCCCTAGTTTCACCTCGGATTGTGATTGGTATCCCCAGCGGTGTCACAGGTGTGGAGCGACGAGCCGTCATGGAAGCCGCATTACAGGCTGGTGCTAGAGAAGTTAGGTTAATTGATGAACCAGTAGCAGCAGCCATTGGTGCTGGATTACCTGTAGCAGAACCAACAGGTAACATGATTATTGATATCGGTGGAGGCACCACTGAGGTAGCAGTTCTGAGTTTGCAGGGAACAGTTCTAAGTGAATCAGTGCGTGTGGCGGGAGATGAACTGAGTGAAGCGATTACTCAGTATATGAAAAAAGTCCATAACCTAGTGATTGGGGAACGGACAGCAGAAGACATCAAAATCCGCATTGGCTCAGCCTATCCGACACCTGAGGATAATGAAGCGGTCATGGAGGTGCGAGGATTACACTTGCTGTCTGGCTTGCCACGAACTGTTACGATCAAACGACCAGAGATTCGTGAAAGTATGGCAGAACCCCTTTCTGTTATTGTTGATGCTGTTAAGCGCACTCTAGAACGGACTCCCCCCGAGCTAGCGGCTGATATTATTGATAGAGGTATTATGCTGGCGGGTGGTGGTGCTTTATTGAAAGGATTAGATACACTGATTAGTCATGAAAGTGGCATTGTCACCCATGTGGCCGCTGATCCCCTCAGCTGTGTTGTTTTGGGAACTGGTCGAGTATTAGAGAACTACAAACAGTTAGAGCGGGTGTTCAGTGGGCGTTCCCGTAATATGTAG
- the nfi gene encoding deoxyribonuclease V (cleaves DNA at apurinic or apyrimidinic sites), translating to MEIQQRHPWPVNSEDAKAIQTQLQPEVICEDQLGEVQYVAGVDVGFEEDGAISRAAVAVLSFPDLQLRENAIARRPTTFPYIPGFLSFREVPVVLDALEKISIIPDLILCDGQGIAHPRRFGLACHLGVLTDIPTIGVAKSRFIGDHEDLPQNKGNWQPLRDDGEIIGAVVRTRTGVKPVYVSIGHRISLPTAIDYVLRCTSKYRLPETTRWADQLASNRI from the coding sequence ATGGAGATCCAACAACGCCACCCTTGGCCAGTCAATAGTGAAGATGCCAAAGCAATTCAAACACAACTACAACCTGAGGTAATTTGTGAAGATCAGCTGGGGGAAGTGCAGTATGTTGCGGGTGTGGATGTAGGTTTTGAGGAAGATGGTGCGATATCAAGGGCAGCAGTAGCAGTTTTAAGCTTTCCCGACTTGCAGCTGAGGGAAAATGCGATCGCACGCAGACCCACTACCTTTCCCTATATACCAGGCTTCCTATCATTCCGAGAAGTCCCTGTAGTACTGGATGCTTTGGAAAAAATTAGCATTATCCCTGACTTAATTTTGTGTGATGGTCAGGGCATTGCCCATCCTCGTCGGTTTGGTCTTGCCTGCCATCTGGGGGTACTGACAGATATTCCCACCATTGGTGTGGCTAAGTCCCGATTCATTGGTGATCATGAGGACTTGCCCCAAAACAAAGGTAATTGGCAACCGCTGAGGGATGATGGAGAAATCATTGGAGCCGTTGTGCGTACTCGGACTGGAGTTAAGCCAGTCTATGTTTCCATTGGTCATCGCATCAGCTTACCCACAGCAATTGATTATGTGTTGCGCTGCACATCTAAGTATCGATTACCAGAAACAACTCGCTGGGCTGATCAACTAGCATCAAATAGAATTTAG
- a CDS encoding DUF2887 domain-containing protein, translating to MKTDTIFYRLFQSFTSIFFELINHCPTEAQAYQFASVEVKQLACKN from the coding sequence GTGAAAACCGACACCATCTTCTATCGCCTGTTTCAATCGTTTACCAGCATCTTTTTTGAATTAATTAACCATTGCCCTACAGAAGCACAAGCTTATCAATTCGCCTCTGTGGAAGTCAAACAACTAGCATGCAAGAATTGA
- the nblR gene encoding response regulator transcription factor NblR, whose translation MPNLTLERNPCVLVVENDQILAERLSQDLKEAGYHTVIALDAAIACHQACELQPAMVVVDRALSGESGLRLCDQLRREGSRVPVIMLMAHDRVEDRVACIEAGADDYFLKPYRTEPFVKMVRLYLEPKTGGSEQLRFGELTLDLSQRRAMRNGRVIDLTMKEFELLKYLISHPREVLTREQILENVWGYDFMGESNVIEVYIRYLRIKIEDEGERRLIQTVRGVGYVLREA comes from the coding sequence ATGCCAAATCTGACCCTGGAAAGGAATCCCTGTGTCTTAGTTGTAGAAAACGATCAAATATTGGCGGAACGGCTGAGTCAGGACTTGAAAGAAGCAGGTTATCATACCGTCATTGCCCTTGATGCCGCCATTGCTTGCCATCAAGCTTGTGAACTCCAGCCAGCAATGGTGGTTGTGGATAGAGCACTTTCAGGAGAATCAGGGCTGAGATTATGCGATCAGCTCAGACGTGAAGGCTCTCGCGTACCTGTAATCATGCTGATGGCTCATGATCGAGTAGAGGATCGAGTGGCTTGTATAGAAGCAGGAGCTGATGATTATTTCCTTAAACCCTATCGCACAGAACCATTTGTGAAAATGGTGCGCCTTTATCTAGAGCCAAAAACAGGAGGCTCGGAGCAGCTGAGGTTTGGAGAACTAACCTTAGACCTAAGCCAGCGTAGAGCAATGCGCAATGGACGGGTCATTGATTTGACCATGAAAGAGTTTGAACTGCTCAAGTATTTGATCAGCCATCCGAGAGAAGTATTAACTCGTGAACAAATTTTGGAAAATGTTTGGGGTTATGACTTTATGGGAGAGTCCAATGTCATTGAAGTCTATATTCGCTATTTACGTATCAAGATTGAAGATGAAGGTGAAAGGCGATTAATTCAGACGGTGCGTGGTGTTGGTTATGTGTTGCGGGAGGCTTAG
- the mreC gene encoding rod shape-determining protein MreC: MYMLRRWWGRHGVAIMLGSLTLIAAWLLRRTQGATIFEIYQLISRPFQSLPAKEESLSNARTLELQQQVEELKTQNQKLKELLGYKKTKNKLRIVAPVVGRSADSWWQEIILGRGSEAGIKKGFVVMAPGGVVGRVVSVTRHTSRALLISDPTSKVGAVISRSRSMGFLGGQGTNRAIMQFFDKVPNVRPGDAVATSSVSQLFPAGLPIGRVESVILDKSPAPEAIIELTAPMSYLEWVIIHPNNP, translated from the coding sequence ATGTACATGCTGCGTCGCTGGTGGGGGAGACATGGAGTAGCAATTATGCTGGGGAGTCTTACCCTCATTGCTGCTTGGTTACTTAGAAGAACTCAGGGTGCAACAATTTTTGAAATCTATCAATTGATAAGCCGCCCTTTTCAATCGCTACCTGCTAAAGAAGAAAGCCTCTCTAATGCCCGGACACTAGAACTACAACAGCAGGTAGAGGAACTCAAAACCCAAAACCAGAAGCTAAAAGAGCTGTTAGGTTATAAGAAAACTAAGAACAAACTAAGAATTGTTGCACCTGTTGTGGGACGTAGCGCTGACAGCTGGTGGCAAGAAATCATTCTCGGAAGAGGGAGTGAAGCTGGGATCAAAAAGGGCTTCGTTGTTATGGCACCTGGCGGTGTAGTGGGTAGAGTCGTTAGCGTGACACGCCACACCAGTCGTGCCTTGCTGATCAGTGACCCCACTAGTAAAGTAGGTGCCGTGATCAGCCGTAGCCGTAGCATGGGTTTTTTGGGTGGACAAGGAACTAATCGGGCAATAATGCAGTTTTTTGATAAAGTGCCAAACGTCCGTCCTGGTGATGCTGTGGCTACCTCCAGTGTCAGCCAGCTTTTCCCAGCTGGTTTACCCATAGGACGTGTAGAGTCTGTTATTCTTGACAAAAGTCCAGCGCCAGAGGCGATTATTGAGCTGACAGCCCCGATGAGTTATCTGGAGTGGGTGATTATTCATCCCAATAACCCATGA
- a CDS encoding transposase, which yields MLGCQQNLINNPEVLPVLEFICSESNKLTNCGIYHARQLFFKTKRFINKFELNYEMKTTKNPHYQFMHSQAAQQALISVAESFRSFVGLLKAYTEKKIDKPPQLPKYRTKGGLEVVSYPKQALKLTDQGIRIPLGKRVKACFGMQYFYLPMPANLEFKKIRELRILPRNGCYYAEFVYNTEEIQADVDVDNCLGIDAGVDNWLTCVSNLGDSFIINGRKLKSQNRWYNKEVARLKTGQPQDFWSSRLAAITEKRNRQMRDSRNKTARLLLNYCLEHRIGRVVWGHNKQQKQKCNIGDKNTQNFVEIPTARLKDRFQQLCEQHGIEFVETEESYTSKASFLDGDELPVFGDKPEGWKPSGRRVKRGLYKTSQGWLVNSDANGAANIITKVATRLGIDLTRVGRAVLTQPRRIQLYASTTSV from the coding sequence ATGTTAGGTTGTCAGCAAAATCTAATCAACAACCCAGAAGTGTTGCCAGTTCTAGAGTTCATCTGCTCCGAGTCCAACAAATTAACCAACTGCGGCATCTATCATGCTAGACAGTTGTTTTTCAAGACCAAGCGCTTCATCAATAAGTTTGAACTGAACTATGAGATGAAAACAACCAAGAACCCGCACTACCAGTTCATGCACTCCCAGGCAGCACAGCAAGCCCTGATCAGTGTCGCTGAATCCTTCCGGTCATTCGTCGGATTGCTCAAGGCGTACACAGAGAAGAAAATTGATAAACCCCCACAGTTGCCTAAGTACCGAACCAAAGGTGGGCTGGAAGTTGTCAGCTATCCTAAGCAAGCACTGAAACTGACTGACCAAGGAATCAGGATTCCTCTAGGAAAGCGAGTTAAAGCCTGTTTCGGAATGCAGTATTTCTATCTGCCAATGCCAGCCAACTTAGAATTCAAGAAAATCAGAGAACTCCGGATATTACCCAGGAACGGATGCTACTATGCAGAGTTCGTCTACAACACAGAAGAAATTCAGGCAGATGTTGATGTTGATAACTGTTTAGGGATTGACGCGGGTGTAGACAACTGGTTAACCTGTGTCTCGAATCTGGGTGATAGTTTCATCATCAATGGTCGAAAGTTGAAATCTCAGAATCGTTGGTACAACAAAGAAGTAGCTCGGTTAAAGACTGGTCAACCGCAAGATTTCTGGAGTTCCCGGTTAGCTGCTATCACTGAGAAGCGGAACCGACAGATGAGAGATTCCAGGAACAAGACCGCAAGACTATTGCTGAACTATTGCCTAGAACATCGTATCGGCAGAGTGGTTTGGGGTCACAACAAACAGCAGAAGCAAAAATGTAACATCGGGGACAAGAACACTCAGAATTTTGTTGAGATTCCAACAGCCAGACTTAAAGACAGGTTTCAGCAACTCTGCGAACAACACGGCATTGAGTTTGTAGAAACTGAAGAATCCTACACTAGCAAAGCTAGTTTCCTAGATGGTGATGAATTGCCTGTATTCGGTGACAAGCCGGAAGGGTGGAAACCGTCTGGGAGACGAGTTAAGCGAGGTCTGTACAAGACATCTCAGGGCTGGCTAGTTAACAGTGACGCTAACGGAGCCGCAAACATAATCACAAAGGTAGCCACAAGGTTAGGCATCGACCTAACTAGAGTGGGTAGGGCTGTTTTGACTCAGCCGAGACGAATACAACTGTATGCTTCCACAACCTCAGTATAA
- the ispD gene encoding 2-C-methyl-D-erythritol 4-phosphate cytidylyltransferase: protein MHLLIPAAGMGRRMGSDRNKLLLTLLGKPILAWTLLAAEKASSISWIGIMGQPYDWPEFKAILAELALSKPVELIEGGETRQESVYNGLQALPAEAKRVLIHDGARCLATPELLARCAEVLMGCPGLIAAVPVKDTIKVVDEANLVQDTPDRKGLWAAQTPQGFEVKLLKQCHDQGRKAGWEVTDDAALFERCSLPVKIVQGEETNLKVTTPVDLAIAEFILRQRFDISGTESS, encoded by the coding sequence GTGCATTTATTAATTCCAGCAGCCGGAATGGGACGACGGATGGGGAGCGATCGCAATAAGCTTCTTTTAACACTTCTAGGTAAACCAATACTGGCTTGGACACTGTTAGCAGCAGAGAAAGCTAGTAGTATTAGCTGGATTGGGATCATGGGACAACCTTATGACTGGCCAGAGTTTAAAGCAATTCTAGCTGAACTTGCCCTATCTAAACCTGTGGAGTTGATTGAGGGGGGGGAAACACGGCAAGAATCTGTCTATAATGGCTTGCAGGCTTTACCAGCAGAAGCCAAAAGGGTTTTGATTCACGATGGTGCTAGATGCTTAGCTACCCCTGAGTTACTGGCACGGTGTGCCGAAGTCCTAATGGGTTGTCCCGGTCTAATTGCCGCTGTGCCAGTCAAGGATACGATTAAAGTGGTGGATGAAGCCAATCTTGTTCAAGATACACCTGATCGGAAGGGATTGTGGGCAGCACAGACACCCCAGGGATTTGAGGTGAAGTTGTTGAAACAGTGCCATGACCAAGGACGTAAGGCTGGCTGGGAAGTTACGGATGATGCAGCTTTGTTTGAACGGTGCAGCTTACCAGTCAAGATTGTACAAGGGGAGGAGACGAATTTAAAGGTAACTACCCCAGTTGATTTAGCGATCGCAGAATTTATCTTGCGCCAGCGTTTTGATATCAGTGGGACCGAATCAAGTTAA
- a CDS encoding glycosyltransferase family 9 protein, with protein MRILALVPGGIGDQILFFPTLSQLKQYYPQAEIDVIVEPRAKGAYRVFQSVHEVLTFDFKDRNGLADFGNLLGVIRDREYDAAMTLGRRWSVGLLLWMTGIVRRIGYQAGSRDWFFTNPVPLKTEQYAAHMYHDLLQGFGINVPCQELAVRVPKSDIEWAEAQQQQLEIPEIGYILIHGGSSKLALSQGIDKIYPVEKWQKIVEDIRQKQPDLPIVLLKGPEDAEWCQAMMEYHRDLKVTAPEDIGKLAAMIAGANLMLCTDSAPMHLAVAVGTPTIALFGPTEAKKLLPVKEGVYGIQSPTGRIADIKPETVLQQIWGS; from the coding sequence ATGAGAATACTAGCCCTTGTTCCTGGTGGAATTGGCGACCAAATCCTGTTCTTTCCCACCCTCTCACAACTAAAACAGTATTATCCCCAAGCTGAGATTGACGTTATTGTGGAACCGCGAGCCAAGGGGGCTTATCGGGTTTTTCAGTCAGTCCATGAAGTTCTAACCTTTGATTTTAAAGACCGCAATGGTCTCGCGGATTTTGGTAACTTGTTGGGGGTGATCCGCGATCGCGAGTACGATGCTGCCATGACCCTGGGACGTCGGTGGTCAGTTGGGCTGTTGCTCTGGATGACTGGTATTGTGCGTCGAATCGGTTACCAAGCTGGTTCAAGGGACTGGTTTTTTACCAACCCTGTGCCCCTAAAAACTGAGCAGTATGCTGCCCATATGTACCATGACTTACTACAAGGTTTCGGTATTAACGTTCCTTGTCAAGAACTCGCTGTTAGGGTTCCCAAATCAGATATTGAATGGGCAGAAGCTCAACAGCAACAGCTAGAGATTCCAGAAATTGGCTACATTCTCATTCATGGCGGTTCTAGTAAACTCGCTCTGTCCCAAGGAATTGATAAAATCTACCCAGTTGAGAAATGGCAGAAGATTGTTGAGGACATTCGCCAAAAACAACCAGATCTGCCCATTGTCTTGCTAAAAGGGCCAGAGGATGCAGAATGGTGCCAGGCTATGATGGAGTACCATCGTGACCTCAAAGTTACTGCTCCAGAAGATATTGGTAAATTGGCAGCCATGATTGCTGGTGCTAATTTGATGCTGTGTACCGATAGTGCACCGATGCATCTAGCTGTAGCGGTTGGTACTCCTACCATTGCCTTGTTTGGTCCGACAGAGGCCAAAAAACTACTACCTGTCAAGGAGGGGGTATACGGTATTCAATCACCTACCGGTCGGATTGCCGATATCAAACCGGAAACTGTATTACAGCAAATTTGGGGTAGCTAG
- a CDS encoding DUF2949 domain-containing protein: protein MAPKTYTKFLHFLQEELAISRDSIAIAQRHREQDPGLLPMILWQYGLVTLEQLDKIYDWLETA, encoded by the coding sequence ATGGCACCAAAAACCTATACAAAATTCTTGCATTTTCTCCAAGAAGAGTTAGCAATTTCCAGAGATTCAATTGCGATCGCACAACGACACCGGGAACAAGATCCAGGACTTTTGCCAATGATTCTTTGGCAGTATGGTTTGGTAACTCTGGAGCAATTAGATAAAATTTATGACTGGTTGGAAACAGCCTAA
- the mreD gene encoding rod shape-determining protein MreD: MTNTSQFSIWVRRTINWAVTVTSVILCSILLLTRLPGMELLGIAPNWLLIWVVAWSIKRTVFQGAFAGLVLGLVQDGMTFPEPTHVYSLVIVGILTALIQKQRYIQEDFISVALIVFGMAIVGETVTAIQHSFQGSRQLAQIWTDHQRIAICSAILSSLWAPVVYYPLNRWWQWCNSMEQS; encoded by the coding sequence ATGACCAACACGTCTCAGTTTTCTATTTGGGTTCGTCGAACAATCAATTGGGCAGTGACAGTTACTTCAGTTATCCTCTGCTCAATCTTATTACTGACACGTTTACCGGGAATGGAATTACTGGGAATTGCTCCCAACTGGCTGTTGATTTGGGTTGTTGCTTGGAGCATTAAACGCACAGTGTTTCAAGGAGCATTCGCAGGGTTGGTATTGGGGTTAGTGCAAGATGGTATGACATTCCCTGAACCTACCCATGTCTATAGCCTTGTGATCGTGGGGATCTTGACTGCTCTAATTCAAAAGCAGCGGTATATTCAGGAAGATTTTATTTCAGTAGCTTTAATTGTCTTTGGTATGGCGATTGTTGGGGAAACAGTGACCGCTATTCAGCATAGTTTTCAAGGCTCTCGCCAATTAGCACAAATCTGGACAGACCATCAGCGTATTGCCATCTGTTCTGCCATTCTCAGTAGTCTTTGGGCACCAGTCGTCTACTATCCACTCAATCGATGGTGGCAGTGGTGCAATTCAATGGAGCAATCCTAA
- a CDS encoding DUF192 domain-containing protein, translating into MKFKISVFSIALSILLSILLMGCSAGSVPEDNINSTSVNSGQPPATAPSVSPSPTKLGQMLPISAEAEIAGERIGLEVAQSREQKAMGLMYRLSLAPDRGMLFGFDPPQSVSFWMKNVKIYLDMVFLRNGEVKAIAQSVPPCQTDECPTYGPGKEIIDQVIELRGGRAAELGLKVGDQVTVKFLDGSSTAPN; encoded by the coding sequence ATGAAGTTTAAAATCAGTGTATTTTCAATAGCACTAAGTATTTTACTGAGTATTTTACTGATGGGCTGTTCAGCAGGGTCAGTTCCAGAAGACAATATAAATAGTACCTCTGTGAACTCTGGTCAACCGCCAGCAACAGCGCCATCAGTATCACCATCACCCACCAAATTAGGTCAAATGTTACCAATTTCTGCTGAAGCTGAGATCGCAGGTGAGCGGATTGGGCTGGAAGTGGCACAGAGCCGTGAGCAAAAGGCAATGGGATTGATGTATCGCCTATCTCTAGCACCTGATCGGGGGATGTTATTTGGCTTCGACCCACCACAATCTGTCAGCTTTTGGATGAAGAATGTTAAAATCTATCTGGATATGGTCTTTCTAAGAAATGGGGAAGTAAAAGCGATCGCACAATCTGTCCCCCCCTGCCAAACCGATGAATGTCCTACCTATGGTCCAGGAAAGGAAATTATTGACCAAGTGATTGAACTTCGTGGCGGACGTGCGGCTGAACTGGGTCTGAAAGTAGGTGACCAGGTCACTGTCAAGTTTCTGGATGGGAGTAGTACTGCACCTAACTAA